The nucleotide window TACATTTCGAAATATATGAGCGAGACCGTACTGCTCAATCTCAAGCTGTCGATCCAATGCCTTATTTAAATGGTACGAAACCAACAATTTCTTACCACACTTATGATGGAACGTGGGCTACAATCACAATTACAAGTACAGCCAATGTATTCCAATATGTAGGATATGGTATTATTGATCAACTACCAGCTGGTGGAAAGTACAAAGTATATGGTCAAAGAGAATATTCAGCGGATGGAGTTCTTTTCTATAATGTAGGTAGTGGTTACGTACATCATGCTTATGGCACTATTGCAAATCACCATGCTACTGTTTCGTCAACAATAAGTACGTATAATGCGCCAAATGGATCATTTAATCGTTCATTGGCACCTGGAACTTATAAAGTACACGCTGCGAAAGATGGTTGGTATAACTTGGGTACAGATACTTGGGTGAATGCTAATCAAGTTTTAGTAACAAAAAATTAAAAGGATTGCCAAATCTATACTATTAAGGCTGTAAATAAACTTAAAAGTTTGTCTACAGTCTTTTTATGTTAATTCATTACACAGATTTAAGAACGTTGAGTGGAGAAAATGAAATAAAAAATAGGTGAAAAGTATTTTCTTGTGATAAAAAATCGCTCTAATGCCATATTAAGAAGGAATCGATTTGAAAGGAGAATTCCGATGGGTAGAGACGATAGCTCAAGTAAAGGAACCAATAAAGGCTCATTACCACAAACACCAAAAAACCAAAAAATCGCTCCTAACAAGGCGAGAGAAGAAATAGCGAGTGAAATCGATGAGCTCCATCAGCTCGTTGAAAAATCAAAAAGGAATCGAGCAAAAGATTTGGAGTTGTAATAATATTACAACATCCTCGTTATATTTCATTTTGCTTGACGTTTCTTCATTTATAGCGAAATAGGAAATAACCTTGATAATTCATTTATCAAGGTTATTTTGTGTTAAAGGTGCTTAGTCATTTTGTTGATTTTTTTATATA belongs to Solibacillus sp. FSL R7-0682 and includes:
- a CDS encoding M23 family metallopeptidase, which encodes MSKKLGRIIVSFVVLYSIFILGQVNNVAAAQVFIKPANGTYTSPYGMRDGVMHYGIDIAASGSSVAVNASATGVISKVADGCSNNGYRGNTCNGGYGNYIIVRHSIAGQTYNTLYAHLKSINVNVGQSVSQGTQIGVMGNSGDSSAQHLHFEIYERDRTAQSQAVDPMPYLNGTKPTISYHTYDGTWATITITSTANVFQYVGYGIIDQLPAGGKYKVYGQREYSADGVLFYNVGSGYVHHAYGTIANHHATVSSTISTYNAPNGSFNRSLAPGTYKVHAAKDGWYNLGTDTWVNANQVLVTKN